In Thioclava sp. GXIMD2076, one DNA window encodes the following:
- a CDS encoding carboxymuconolactone decarboxylase family protein, protein MSYTDKISTVRGELRSIVQAIPEAMQGFGTLSENVEGAGVLDRKQKEMLALGMAIVQRCEPCILLHVESFRKAGGTREELGDILGVAIQMSGGPGVMYSGHALAAWDEFAK, encoded by the coding sequence ATGAGCTATACAGACAAGATATCGACCGTGCGCGGGGAGCTGCGCAGCATAGTCCAAGCCATTCCCGAGGCGATGCAGGGTTTCGGAACGCTCTCTGAAAATGTCGAGGGCGCGGGCGTTCTTGACAGGAAACAGAAAGAGATGCTGGCACTGGGCATGGCCATTGTCCAGCGTTGCGAACCCTGCATCCTCCTGCATGTTGAGTCCTTCCGCAAAGCCGGCGGCACGCGTGAGGAACTGGGCGATATTCTCGGTGTCGCGATCCAGATGAGTGGCGGTCCGGGTGTGATGTATTCGGGCCATGCACTCGCGGCATGGGACGAATTCGCGAAATAA
- a CDS encoding GH25 family lysozyme, with protein MIPIRKLLAACGLALSLASCGGGSGPTVGKLANPSSLDAANYRAPGIPLQFGDRSPHPWGELSPSDYPIHGIDAARYQGLIDWRRARSSGIRFAWLKATEGGDYIDPGYGMNANAARAAGVAVGAYHFYYFCRTPQEQAAWYISRVPRVRGDLPPVLDIEWNHQSKTCRRFPDPQTVRAEMRTFLDIVTAHYGTRPVIYSTVDFWHDNDLELLGNYDFWLRSVADHPRDRYPGVRWTFWQYTGTGIAPGIGGTVDLNAFAGSPTGWANWYSARQQP; from the coding sequence ATGATCCCTATCCGAAAGTTGCTGGCCGCCTGCGGCCTCGCCCTTTCTCTTGCAAGCTGTGGTGGAGGAAGCGGACCGACGGTTGGCAAACTCGCGAATCCGTCCTCGCTCGACGCCGCCAATTATCGCGCGCCCGGTATTCCGCTACAATTCGGAGACCGGTCGCCGCACCCGTGGGGGGAATTATCCCCGTCTGATTATCCGATCCACGGGATCGATGCGGCACGCTATCAGGGGCTGATCGACTGGCGCCGCGCTCGCAGTTCGGGCATCCGGTTCGCGTGGCTCAAAGCGACTGAAGGCGGCGATTATATCGATCCGGGCTACGGGATGAACGCCAATGCAGCGCGCGCGGCTGGCGTGGCCGTGGGCGCGTATCACTTCTATTACTTCTGCCGCACCCCGCAGGAACAGGCCGCATGGTATATCAGCCGCGTGCCCCGTGTGCGTGGGGATCTGCCGCCCGTGCTGGATATCGAATGGAACCACCAGTCCAAGACCTGCCGCCGCTTCCCTGATCCGCAGACGGTGCGCGCCGAGATGCGCACCTTCCTCGATATCGTGACCGCCCATTATGGCACCCGCCCCGTAATCTATTCCACCGTGGATTTCTGGCATGACAATGATCTGGAACTGCTGGGGAATTACGATTTCTGGCTGCGCTCGGTGGCAGATCACCCACGCGACCGCTATCCGGGCGTGCGCTGGACTTTCTGGCAATATACCGGCACCGGCATCGCGCCGGGGATTGGCGGGACCGTGGATCTGAACGCCTTTGCAGGATCGCCCACCGGTTGGGCCAACTGGTATAGCGCCCGCCAGCAGCCCTGA
- a CDS encoding FAD-dependent oxidoreductase: MKTHVKALVVGGGAVGCSIAYHLAKAGWKDVMLVERDELTAGSTWHAAGLLPLFNMGYATTHIHKYSVDFYKTLEAETGLNAGFSICGNLRMAQTQERMDEYLLYSSIAETADVYHEFLTPKEMKDRWPLLNTEDLIGALFHPQDGYINPADVTQAMAKGARQRGVDIVRKLQVNAYKWTGSEWIVTLEKMVDKGGNLVGSGEMVDIHAEHVVTATGNHAQRTAKLLGIKIPAIPVEHQFIVTEPDPALLAYREAGNPEHPVLRDSDSKWYVREERGGWILGPYERGAPACFRHGVPDSFRADLFPLDLERIEEEYMSMIHRIPTTETAGLKDDFNGPICYTPDGNPLVGPAPGLRNMWLAEGFSFGITAAGGTGYYLAQMMVEGEAEIDMASLDPKRYGQWMTNEWAVKKNEECYEHVFILHHPDEEREAARPLRTTPNYDAQIAEGAQMGQVNGWERPNYYGPKDAPSNFDHEARSFRRGGWWQYAKDEAEAIRNTAGLIDASAFTKHLVRGPGATAFLDLFTCNKLPKVGRINLTYALTPAGTTRTEYTIVRIAEDEYYLISAGAWTDYDADYLKKSAEDFRANGGDYLDIHDITTQWGVFALAGPNARAILNELVVDAEPETVLSNKRFPWLSMRNIELGMCPVRAVRVAYTGELGWELHFPIEFSRYLWNALQEAGAKHGMKLVGARAQNWLRQEKSYRAFGNELGRDATPLEAGLNRFVDLDKEFTGKQAMLDKGIRAMCVTLLIDGPADADPWGREAIKLDGEKVGRLTSGGYSVAFGKQIGMGYVRPDLAEPGTKLTVRMMGQDYPAEVTVDSPHDPENTRIRVNG, from the coding sequence ATGAAAACCCATGTCAAAGCTCTGGTCGTCGGTGGCGGCGCCGTCGGCTGTTCGATCGCCTACCACCTTGCGAAGGCGGGCTGGAAGGATGTGATGCTTGTCGAGCGTGACGAGCTGACCGCAGGTTCCACCTGGCATGCGGCGGGGCTGCTTCCGCTGTTCAACATGGGTTATGCGACGACCCATATCCACAAATATTCGGTGGATTTCTACAAGACGCTGGAGGCCGAGACCGGTCTGAATGCGGGCTTCTCGATCTGCGGCAACCTGCGTATGGCGCAGACCCAGGAGCGGATGGACGAATATCTGCTCTATAGCTCGATCGCCGAGACCGCGGATGTCTACCACGAGTTCCTGACGCCGAAGGAAATGAAGGACCGCTGGCCGCTCCTGAATACCGAAGACCTGATTGGCGCGCTCTTCCACCCGCAGGACGGCTATATCAACCCCGCCGATGTGACGCAGGCCATGGCCAAAGGCGCGCGCCAGCGTGGTGTGGATATTGTCCGTAAACTGCAGGTCAATGCCTATAAGTGGACTGGTTCGGAATGGATCGTGACGCTCGAGAAGATGGTGGACAAGGGCGGTAACCTTGTGGGTTCGGGCGAGATGGTCGATATCCATGCCGAGCATGTCGTCACCGCCACCGGCAACCACGCGCAGCGCACAGCAAAACTTCTGGGCATCAAGATCCCCGCGATTCCCGTGGAACACCAGTTCATCGTGACCGAGCCCGATCCGGCGCTGCTGGCTTACCGTGAGGCGGGCAACCCCGAACACCCGGTGCTGCGGGATTCCGACAGCAAATGGTATGTGCGTGAAGAACGCGGCGGCTGGATCTTGGGCCCCTATGAGCGTGGCGCACCGGCCTGCTTCCGTCATGGCGTGCCCGATAGCTTCCGCGCCGATCTGTTCCCGCTCGATCTGGAGCGGATCGAGGAAGAATATATGTCGATGATCCACCGGATCCCGACCACCGAGACCGCTGGCCTGAAAGACGATTTCAACGGCCCGATCTGCTACACCCCCGATGGCAACCCGCTGGTGGGTCCGGCACCCGGTCTGCGCAATATGTGGCTGGCCGAGGGCTTTAGCTTCGGGATCACCGCAGCAGGCGGCACCGGCTACTATCTGGCGCAAATGATGGTCGAGGGTGAAGCCGAGATCGATATGGCCTCGCTGGACCCCAAACGCTACGGCCAGTGGATGACCAATGAATGGGCGGTGAAGAAGAACGAGGAATGCTACGAGCACGTCTTCATCCTGCACCATCCCGACGAGGAGCGCGAGGCGGCCCGCCCCCTGCGCACCACGCCCAACTACGACGCCCAGATTGCGGAAGGCGCGCAGATGGGTCAGGTCAATGGCTGGGAACGCCCCAACTATTATGGCCCGAAAGATGCGCCCTCGAACTTCGACCATGAAGCGCGTTCGTTCCGCCGTGGCGGCTGGTGGCAATATGCCAAGGACGAGGCCGAGGCGATCCGCAACACGGCCGGTCTGATCGACGCCTCCGCCTTCACCAAGCATCTGGTGCGCGGCCCCGGTGCGACGGCCTTCCTTGATCTGTTCACCTGCAACAAACTGCCGAAAGTGGGCCGGATCAACCTGACCTATGCGCTGACGCCTGCGGGCACCACCCGCACCGAATATACCATCGTGCGGATCGCCGAGGACGAATATTACCTGATCTCGGCCGGTGCATGGACGGATTACGACGCCGATTACCTGAAGAAATCGGCCGAGGACTTCCGCGCCAATGGTGGTGACTATCTCGACATCCACGACATCACTACGCAATGGGGTGTCTTCGCGCTGGCAGGGCCCAATGCGCGCGCCATTCTCAACGAGCTGGTCGTGGATGCCGAGCCGGAAACCGTCCTGTCGAACAAGCGCTTCCCGTGGCTCTCGATGCGCAATATCGAGCTGGGTATGTGCCCTGTCCGCGCCGTTCGCGTGGCCTATACCGGCGAGCTGGGTTGGGAGCTGCACTTCCCGATCGAGTTCTCGCGCTATCTCTGGAACGCGCTGCAGGAAGCCGGTGCCAAGCATGGCATGAAGCTGGTCGGCGCCCGCGCCCAGAACTGGCTGCGTCAGGAGAAATCCTACCGCGCCTTCGGCAACGAGCTGGGCCGCGATGCCACCCCGCTCGAGGCCGGCCTCAACCGCTTCGTGGATCTGGATAAAGAGTTCACCGGCAAGCAGGCGATGCTCGACAAAGGCATCCGTGCGATGTGCGTGACGTTGCTGATCGACGGTCCGGCCGATGCCGATCCGTGGGGCCGCGAGGCGATCAAGCTCGATGGCGAAAAGGTCGGGCGCCTGACCTCGGGTGGCTATTCGGTCGCCTTCGGCAAGCAGATCGGCATGGGCTATGTCCGCCCCGATCTGGCCGAGCCGGGCACCAAGCTGACCGTGCGCATGATGGGGCAGGACTATCCGGCGGAAGTCACCGTCGACAGCCCGCATGACCCCGAGAACACGCGCATCCGCGTGAATGGCTAA
- a CDS encoding PRC-barrel domain-containing protein: protein MKKLLATTAITVMAALPVMAQSTDTNAAASAQVQGNDTFFKSVPDAVMASDFIGKRVYATASTDADVTADTDMDDIGEVSDMIVGNNGDVEAVLVDVGGFLGIGKKTVAVNLDALQMVSAEGSMGSDYRLVMKGDKASLENAPAYSPAMDDMDQAANAAGNGMENAAENTTTVASDAGNDVADAAGDAADWTKEKAAAAGAAVSAAAKDAADWTKDKTAEAGTAMDQAGNDMADAADDTKADMTTAADTPANPEGTPVTDWSTVKAADLEGQTVYGPNDESIGKVTDVVTDSNDGVTQVVVSVGGFLGMGAKSVALTPDQMEVMKADDGLSIHVAATQDELEQMPAYTG from the coding sequence ATGAAAAAGCTTCTTGCAACCACCGCAATCACCGTTATGGCCGCTTTGCCGGTTATGGCCCAGTCGACCGATACCAATGCTGCCGCCTCCGCGCAGGTCCAAGGTAATGATACGTTCTTCAAGTCCGTGCCGGATGCCGTCATGGCGTCCGATTTCATCGGTAAGCGCGTCTATGCGACCGCCTCGACCGATGCGGATGTGACGGCGGATACCGATATGGATGATATCGGCGAGGTCAGCGATATGATCGTCGGAAATAATGGCGATGTCGAAGCCGTTCTGGTCGATGTCGGCGGATTCCTCGGGATTGGCAAGAAAACCGTGGCCGTTAACCTCGATGCGCTGCAGATGGTCTCGGCCGAAGGCAGCATGGGCTCGGATTACCGCCTGGTGATGAAGGGCGACAAAGCTTCGCTGGAAAACGCTCCAGCTTATTCGCCGGCCATGGATGACATGGACCAGGCCGCCAATGCCGCTGGAAACGGCATGGAGAATGCCGCTGAGAACACCACGACTGTGGCTAGCGATGCCGGCAATGACGTAGCCGACGCGGCAGGCGATGCTGCCGACTGGACCAAGGAAAAAGCTGCCGCTGCGGGTGCCGCTGTTTCGGCGGCTGCTAAAGATGCCGCTGACTGGACCAAGGACAAAACCGCCGAGGCGGGCACCGCGATGGATCAGGCCGGCAATGACATGGCCGATGCAGCCGATGATACCAAGGCCGATATGACGACCGCAGCCGATACGCCCGCCAACCCCGAGGGCACGCCGGTGACCGACTGGAGCACCGTCAAGGCTGCAGACCTGGAGGGTCAGACCGTCTACGGCCCGAATGACGAGTCCATCGGCAAGGTCACCGATGTTGTGACCGACAGCAATGATGGTGTCACGCAAGTGGTGGTTAGTGTCGGTGGCTTCCTCGGGATGGGTGCAAAATCCGTCGCGCTGACGCCCGACCAGATGGAAGTGATGAAAGCCGATGACGGCCTCTCGATCCATGTGGCCGCCACTCAGGACGAGCTGGAGCAGATGCCCGCCTACACCGGCTGA
- a CDS encoding glycosyltransferase family 39 protein, whose amino-acid sequence MSLLNKSPIWLGLFGLYFAVQATLRILLGDRLNIDEAEAFLWAQGWSWGYGPQPPLYIWLQRLVFLLTGPSVAGLAILKALTLWATFALSFALMRRWVPPTRIWMAGLATLMLFWLPELVWESQRIRTHNVTVTIAALAFFWALLRLRERPSLGNYAALGLIAGLGLLTKWSFAPLLLAGFGSLLLSAGGRRLLRDRKALLWLVLPLAICLPTFSWIARHAAVALASADKLDFEGGQGPLVSSGLFLTSTATSVLTFLALPVLVLGAFALSTLHKPTRHDAGESGPLRRTEQGVVLGIVGLTLMLILAGGLLSGATELRLRWLLPILVILVPMAALWVLDRLGRRRRIGLVAATLCLPVLLCVAMGVMLKTDPPFKSLDLDGLQEALAAENLTGTVLAKEIIAGNMALRFPELTWHDPATQLVRPCPEGPFWLLGLAEDPAVMAYLEFCQRRPSPMDAIALPHDHAFTLYQALPH is encoded by the coding sequence GTGTCACTGCTGAATAAGTCTCCGATCTGGTTGGGCCTTTTCGGGCTGTATTTCGCGGTTCAGGCCACCCTCCGTATCCTGCTGGGCGACCGGTTGAATATCGACGAGGCCGAGGCCTTTCTCTGGGCGCAGGGCTGGTCATGGGGCTACGGCCCGCAGCCCCCGCTCTATATCTGGTTGCAGCGTCTTGTGTTTCTGCTCACAGGCCCCTCGGTGGCCGGACTGGCCATCCTCAAGGCGCTGACCCTCTGGGCCACCTTCGCTCTGAGCTTCGCGCTGATGCGACGCTGGGTGCCGCCAACGCGGATCTGGATGGCTGGGCTTGCGACACTCATGCTGTTCTGGCTACCCGAGCTGGTCTGGGAAAGCCAACGCATCCGGACCCATAATGTCACCGTCACCATCGCCGCTCTGGCCTTCTTCTGGGCGCTCTTGCGGCTGCGCGAACGCCCGAGCCTTGGCAATTACGCGGCGCTCGGCCTGATTGCGGGACTGGGTCTTCTGACAAAATGGTCTTTCGCCCCCCTGCTGCTGGCAGGGTTCGGCAGCCTTCTCCTGAGCGCGGGCGGCCGCAGACTGCTCCGCGACCGCAAGGCACTTCTCTGGCTGGTGCTGCCGCTGGCGATCTGCCTGCCCACCTTCAGCTGGATCGCCCGTCATGCGGCGGTGGCCCTCGCCTCCGCTGACAAGCTGGATTTCGAGGGAGGACAAGGGCCGCTCGTCTCGTCAGGGCTGTTCCTGACCAGCACCGCCACCTCCGTCCTCACATTCCTTGCGCTTCCCGTGCTCGTTCTTGGCGCCTTCGCGCTCAGCACGCTACACAAACCCACCAGACACGATGCAGGAGAAAGCGGACCGCTGCGCCGCACAGAACAGGGCGTCGTGCTCGGCATCGTGGGGCTGACCCTGATGCTGATCCTCGCAGGCGGGCTCCTCAGCGGCGCGACCGAGTTGCGACTGCGCTGGCTCTTGCCGATCCTCGTGATACTCGTGCCGATGGCCGCGCTCTGGGTGCTGGACCGGCTCGGGCGCCGACGGCGCATCGGCCTTGTTGCCGCAACCCTCTGTCTGCCCGTGCTGCTCTGCGTGGCGATGGGTGTGATGCTGAAAACCGACCCGCCCTTCAAGAGCCTTGATCTCGACGGTCTGCAGGAGGCACTGGCGGCAGAAAACCTGACCGGCACAGTGCTGGCCAAGGAGATCATCGCGGGCAATATGGCGCTGCGGTTTCCGGAGCTGACTTGGCATGACCCTGCGACACAGCTGGTCCGGCCCTGCCCCGAGGGCCCGTTCTGGCTGCTGGGCCTGGCGGAGGATCCGGCGGTCATGGCCTATCTCGAATTCTGCCAACGCCGCCCGAGCCCCATGGACGCCATCGCGCTGCCGCATGATCACGCCTTCACCCTGTATCAGGCGCTACCGCATTAA
- a CDS encoding D-glycerate dehydrogenase: MPNQRLSVVVTRRLPEVVETRMKELFDVELRDTDAPMTRDELVAAMKRADVLVPTLTDKIDANMLAQAGEGLKLIANFGAGIDHIDVATARQRGILVSNTPGVVTEDTADMTMALVLAVTRRIPEGLAIMQSGRWEGWSPTAYLGGRIGGKRLGILGMGRIGQAVARRARAFGMQIHYHNRRRLRSEIEEGLEATYWESLDQMVSRVDVISVNCPHTPSTFHLLNARRLKLMKPSAVVVNTSRGEVIDENALTRMLRSGEIAGAGLDVFEGRHEINPRLRELPNVVLLPHMGSSTIEGRIEMGEKVLLNIKTFADGHRPPDQVLPSML, from the coding sequence ATGCCGAACCAGCGTTTGAGTGTTGTCGTCACGCGACGGTTGCCCGAGGTCGTGGAGACGCGGATGAAGGAACTGTTCGATGTCGAACTGCGCGACACCGATGCGCCGATGACGCGCGACGAGCTGGTCGCGGCGATGAAACGCGCCGATGTTCTGGTCCCGACGCTGACCGACAAGATTGATGCCAATATGCTGGCGCAGGCCGGTGAGGGGTTGAAACTGATCGCGAATTTCGGGGCAGGGATCGACCATATCGATGTGGCCACGGCCCGTCAGCGCGGCATTTTGGTGTCGAACACTCCGGGCGTCGTGACCGAGGACACCGCCGATATGACGATGGCGCTGGTGCTGGCGGTGACGCGGCGCATCCCTGAAGGTCTCGCGATTATGCAGTCGGGCCGCTGGGAGGGCTGGTCGCCTACCGCTTATTTGGGCGGACGAATCGGTGGCAAACGGCTGGGGATTTTGGGCATGGGCCGGATCGGGCAGGCGGTGGCGCGGCGCGCGCGCGCGTTTGGCATGCAGATCCATTACCATAACCGTCGCAGGCTTCGCTCCGAGATCGAGGAGGGGCTGGAGGCCACTTATTGGGAGAGCCTCGACCAAATGGTCAGCCGTGTCGATGTGATCTCGGTGAACTGTCCGCATACGCCCTCGACATTCCATCTGCTCAATGCCCGACGGCTCAAGCTGATGAAACCTTCGGCGGTGGTGGTGAATACCTCGCGCGGCGAGGTGATCGACGAGAATGCCCTGACGCGGATGCTGCGTTCGGGCGAGATCGCCGGTGCTGGGCTTGATGTCTTCGAAGGACGCCACGAGATCAACCCACGCCTGCGTGAGCTGCCCAATGTGGTGCTGCTGCCGCATATGGGCTCTTCGACCATCGAGGGGCGCATCGAGATGGGCGAGAAGGTGCTTCTCAATATCAAGACCTTTGCCGATGGCCACCGGCCACCGGATCAGGTTCTGCCCTCGATGTTGTAA